The following is a genomic window from Spirosoma foliorum.
CCAGTACTTCACGGAATCGTTTGGCAAAGGTGGGCGATTTGCCGTTGGTAGAAATAGCAACTTTCAAGTCGCCTTTCTTGACCACAGAACTCAGGTAAAAGTCGCATAAATCAGGCGTATCAGCTACGTTCACCAAAATTCGATGGCGTTTGCAATCGGATTGCACCTGTTGGTTAACGGCTTTGTCGTTCGTACCGGCAATGACTAAATCTTTGTCGGACAGATAAATTTCGTGATAAGCTTCCTGAATCAATTGGAGTTTGGGAAACAGGTGCGTCATCTCCCGAATTTCGTCCCGGATGTCAGGCGCTACAAGCGTAACCCGAGCCTCAGGCGAATTGCCTAGCAAAGCGTTCAGTTTTTCCAGACCTACATAACCTCCACCTACAATGAGCACATGCAGGTTCTCAGCTTTGAGGAAAATAGGGAAGAGGGTATTCATACAAAAAGTCGATAGTCGTAGGTCGCTAGTTATAAGAGGGATAGACCAACTTACTTCTACTAACAAACTTACGACTATCGACTGATGGGGTGTATGACAAGTTTAAAATAAACTTACCCGACTGATGACTGACGACTTTTTTAAAACTTGAACCCTAGGTTTACGCCCAGAATTCGACGTTTGCTGTTACCGCTGGTCAACACATCGGCAAATCCATAATGGTAAACAAAGTCCAGCATAATTGGGCCTGCATCGAAGCCGAGGTTAACCAGACCGTTGATCGTTGCTGCCTGAAAGTCAGCATTATTAAGATTGAAATCGTTTTTGTCGGTGCCCAGTGGCGTAGCATATTCACCACCCAAAGCCAGCCGTACACCCGATACGCCCCGTTCCGATTGCGCCAGCTTCACCCCGATATACGCTGGAATGTGCAGATAACGCTGATCGATGTTGGATGTGATATCGCTAACGCTCTGACCATCGCCTGCTTTATAGAACTGAGAACTGGAGGTCAGGTATTCCGCCCCAATCTGTCCATAGATTCGACCACCGGCCCGTACTAAGAAGCCCAGTTGATAACCCAATCGACCTGTCAAGTTCTTACCATCGACTGTTTCTCCTTCGAAACGGGTTGAGTTGGCCCCACCATAAACGCCAAATGTAAAGTGTTTGTATTTCTCGCGATGTTCCTGACGTTCAGATACATCCTGGCTGCGTTGCCCATCTTCAAAACCCTCGTCGTAGGCCTTGCTTAGATCACGTTCATCGAACCGGCGATTGTCGCCAATACGGCCTTCGTAGCGGTTGTCGTA
Proteins encoded in this region:
- a CDS encoding precorrin-2 dehydrogenase/sirohydrochlorin ferrochelatase family protein; this translates as MNTLFPIFLKAENLHVLIVGGGYVGLEKLNALLGNSPEARVTLVAPDIRDEIREMTHLFPKLQLIQEAYHEIYLSDKDLVIAGTNDKAVNQQVQSDCKRHRILVNVADTPDLCDFYLSSVVKKGDLKVAISTNGKSPTFAKRFREVLEDILPDSLQETLDNLTAIRNQLKGDFVQKMEKLNEITKVLR